Sequence from the Chloroflexota bacterium genome:
TTTCATAAGCGGCGGCGCGCTTGGTCACCAAATTATAAACGTTGGTTGACCAGTTCTGGATGGTTGTGTAGCGGCACCGCCCGCCTTTCTTGATGACAATCTCGACGACGGCGCTGTGCAGAGAGTCGGAGCTGTAAATCGGCGCTGTGCACCCTTCGACATAGTGAACGTATGCGTCCTCGTCCACGATAATTAGCGTTCGCTCAAACTGGCCGACGTTCTTGGCGTTGATGCGGAAGTACGCCTGTAGAGGCATTTCGACGTGCACGCCCTTTGGAACGTAAACAAACGAGCCACCCGACCAGACGGCGCTGTTCAGGGCCGCAAACTTGTTGTCGGTTGAGGGGATGATGGCGCCAAAGTATTCTTTGACCAGATCGGGATGCTCACGCAGGCCGTCGTCCATCGAGAGGAAGATTACGCCCTTCTCCTCAAGGTCTTTGCGTACTGAGTGGTAGATCATCTCCGACTCGTATTGCGCGCCAACCCCGGCCAGGAATTTTTGCTCGGCCTCGGGAATGCCCAGTTTGTCAAAGGTGTTCTTGACCTCGGGCGAGACATCGTCCCATGAAGTTGCGCTGTCTTCAGATGGTTTGATATAGTAATAGATGTTATCGAAGTCAATGCCGCTCAGGTCGGCGCCCCAGGTAGGCATGGGCTTCTTGTAAAAGATGTCAAGCGCCTTGAGGCGGAAGTCGGTCATCCACTGCGGCTCGCCCTTCATCTTGGAAATCTGGGCGACAATTTCGTGATTGAGTCCTTTTTGCGCCTTGAAGGAGTAGTTCTCTTCCTCGTGGAAGCCGTAAGCTTCCTTGTAGCGATCTTTGGAATCGAATTCTTGGGCTTGTTCTACTTTTTCAGCCATTTGGAACAGTCTCCTCGTATTTTTCGCGCACCCAATCGTAGCCCTTCTCTTCAAGGTGCAGGGCCAGCTCGGGGCCGCCAGTCTCCACTACATTGCCGTCAAGCATAATGTGGACGAAGTGCGGTTTGATGTAGTTCAACAAGCGTTGATAGTGAGTGATGACCAGCGCGCCCATTTTGGGGCCGATGAGAGCATTCACGCCCTCGGCTACAATGCGCAGCGCGTCAATATCCAGCCCGGAGTCGGTTTCATCCAGCACGGCGATCTCCGGCTCCAGTGTCGCCATCTGCAAAATCTCGGCTCTTTTTTTCTCGCCGCCGGAGAAACCTTCGTTCAGATACCGACCGGCAAAATCGCTGGGCACTTTCAGCAATTCCATCTTGCCTTTGAGCAATTTGCGGAATTCAGGGATTGGCATGCCTTTGTCAGCCGGATTGGTGGCGCGGCGGCGGGCGTTGAGTGCCGTGCGGAGGAAATTGGCGACTGACACGCCGGGGATGGCGACGGGATATTGAAAAGCGAGAAAGAGGCCCAGTCGTGAACGCTCGTCAGGTTCAAGTTCCAGCAAATCTTCGCCTTTGAAAATAATTTGCCCAGC
This genomic interval carries:
- the sufB gene encoding Fe-S cluster assembly protein SufB; this translates as MAEKVEQAQEFDSKDRYKEAYGFHEEENYSFKAQKGLNHEIVAQISKMKGEPQWMTDFRLKALDIFYKKPMPTWGADLSGIDFDNIYYYIKPSEDSATSWDDVSPEVKNTFDKLGIPEAEQKFLAGVGAQYESEMIYHSVRKDLEEKGVIFLSMDDGLREHPDLVKEYFGAIIPSTDNKFAALNSAVWSGGSFVYVPKGVHVEMPLQAYFRINAKNVGQFERTLIIVDEDAYVHYVEGCTAPIYSSDSLHSAVVEIVIKKGGRCRYTTIQNWSTNVYNLVTKRAAAYENATMEWVDGNLGSKVTMKYPAVYLMEPGAHGEILSIAFAGPGQQLDAGGKVVHGAPNTSSVITSKSISKGGGRSSYRGLLKVYKGATGSKSNVVCDALLIDDKSRSDTYPVIEIDEDDVTIGHEASVSKVGEEQLFYLMSRGIPEDQAAGLVVAGFIEPLVKELPMEYAVELNRLVQLQMEGSVG
- the sufC gene encoding Fe-S cluster assembly ATPase SufC produces the protein MTTALEIRNLHVNVEHKPILKGVNLLVKQGEVHALMGPNGTGKSTLAYALMGHPSYTVTAGQIIFKGEDLLELEPDERSRLGLFLAFQYPVAIPGVSVANFLRTALNARRRATNPADKGMPIPEFRKLLKGKMELLKVPSDFAGRYLNEGFSGGEKKRAEILQMATLEPEIAVLDETDSGLDIDALRIVAEGVNALIGPKMGALVITHYQRLLNYIKPHFVHIMLDGNVVETGGPELALHLEEKGYDWVREKYEETVPNG